One segment of Atribacterota bacterium DNA contains the following:
- a CDS encoding DeoR/GlpR family DNA-binding transcription regulator encodes MIAEERRLKILEILEEKKTVSVKELKEIFGVSEDTVRQDLKTLDEQKLLRRIYGGAVRIKKGSTEIPFSLRGVTNRDIKEAIGKEGAKLIEDGDCLIFDASTTALQVARNIDPTIRVTILTTSLDICISLARNQNVSVIATGGTLHPLSMSFIGPQAEAAIQNYLADCLFLGVKAISLSQKAIADVFELEVHLKKVMIRSARKVIVVAESRKFQDQAFFKVADLASINVIVTDSAIDAQTLKTLQEMGIEVRIAHIKGVGNG; translated from the coding sequence ATGATTGCCGAAGAGCGGCGATTGAAAATTTTGGAAATCCTGGAAGAGAAAAAAACCGTTTCGGTGAAAGAACTCAAAGAAATTTTCGGCGTCAGTGAAGACACCGTCCGCCAGGACCTCAAAACCTTGGATGAACAAAAATTACTACGGCGCATTTATGGCGGCGCTGTGCGGATCAAAAAGGGCAGTACGGAAATTCCTTTTTCTCTTCGCGGGGTCACCAACCGAGACATTAAAGAAGCCATCGGCAAAGAAGGGGCAAAACTCATCGAAGATGGGGACTGCCTCATCTTCGATGCCAGCACCACCGCTCTGCAGGTAGCCCGCAACATCGATCCCACCATTCGAGTCACCATCCTTACCACTTCACTTGATATCTGCATTTCCTTAGCCCGCAACCAGAATGTCAGTGTCATCGCTACCGGTGGTACTCTTCATCCCCTTTCCATGTCTTTTATCGGTCCGCAGGCGGAAGCCGCCATCCAAAATTACCTTGCCGACTGTCTTTTTCTGGGCGTCAAAGCCATTTCCTTGAGCCAAAAAGCGATTGCCGATGTCTTCGAACTCGAAGTACACCTTAAAAAGGTCATGATTCGCTCTGCCCGAAAAGTCATCGTGGTTGCCGAAAGTCGGAAGTTTCAGGACCAGGCTTTCTTCAAAGTCGCCGATCTCGCGTCCATCAACGTTATCGTTACCGACAGCGCTATCGATGCTCAAACCTTGAAAACCCTGCAAGAAATGGGTATAGAAGTGCGCATAGCCCATATAAAGGGAGTGGGAAATGGATGA
- a CDS encoding sugar ABC transporter substrate-binding protein, with the protein MNNPYAGFLSGSYLAQAAIAKWGIDQVKKGYLVVGELPQSGVVPAMRTAGQVAGFLGVVEGFPKDHVILFDTKNTLDYSRSQMVNVLARIPEDVPIMCTAINCQVSTGIVRALQFT; encoded by the coding sequence GTGAATAATCCTTACGCCGGTTTTCTGAGTGGAAGCTATTTAGCCCAGGCAGCCATCGCCAAATGGGGTATCGACCAAGTCAAAAAAGGATACCTTGTGGTGGGAGAACTTCCTCAATCGGGAGTCGTCCCGGCTATGCGAACCGCAGGGCAGGTTGCAGGCTTTCTAGGTGTCGTCGAAGGTTTTCCAAAAGACCATGTCATCCTTTTTGACACCAAAAACACTCTGGACTATTCCCGCAGCCAAATGGTCAATGTTCTGGCTCGTATCCCTGAAGATGTTCCCATTATGTGTACCGCAATTAATTGCCAGGTCTCTACCGGAATCGTCAGAGCTCTGCAATTCACCA
- a CDS encoding uroporphyrinogen decarboxylase family protein: MYRRVGFYDEIIQRPLENAETPEDILNYPLPLASDPKRWEKATTQVQKYSSSYAIIGDLEATIFELSWNLVSMEKFLIDLALEKEYVWTLLDRILEDYALPCGQKMVKLGVDVLWAGDDFGTQKGMLLAPETFRKHFKPRYRYLFQKWKKTNPDLLIAYHSCGSILPIIPDLVEIGLDILNPIQPQAAGMNLQRLKREWYGKLVLFGGVDEQEVLPFKNPQEVKKEVRQRIQEAGKGGGYIIAPSHNIQPDTPIENVFAYFEAIQEFGQYPIEDWKEGR, from the coding sequence GTGTACCGGAGAGTTGGTTTTTACGATGAAATTATTCAAAGACCTTTAGAAAACGCTGAGACTCCGGAAGATATTTTGAATTATCCTCTCCCCTTAGCCTCGGATCCGAAAAGGTGGGAAAAGGCAACCACCCAGGTTCAGAAATATTCCTCTTCATACGCCATCATCGGTGACTTAGAAGCAACCATCTTTGAACTCTCGTGGAATCTGGTAAGTATGGAAAAATTCCTCATCGACCTTGCCTTAGAAAAGGAATATGTATGGACACTCCTTGATCGAATTCTCGAAGATTATGCTCTACCCTGTGGTCAAAAAATGGTTAAACTTGGCGTAGACGTGTTATGGGCAGGCGACGACTTCGGTACCCAAAAAGGAATGCTTCTTGCCCCAGAGACATTCCGAAAACATTTTAAGCCCCGGTATCGGTATCTTTTTCAAAAATGGAAAAAAACAAATCCTGACCTTTTAATTGCTTATCATTCCTGTGGTTCCATTTTACCCATCATCCCCGACCTCGTTGAAATCGGACTCGATATCCTTAACCCCATTCAACCTCAAGCTGCAGGAATGAATCTACAAAGATTAAAAAGGGAATGGTATGGGAAATTGGTCCTCTTCGGCGGCGTCGATGAACAGGAAGTTTTACCTTTTAAAAACCCGCAAGAGGTGAAAAAAGAAGTGAGACAGCGAATCCAGGAAGCTGGCAAGGGTGGAGGCTATATCATTGCTCCTTCTCATAATATTCAACCTGACACACCCATCGAGAACGTTTTCGCCTATTTTGAAGCAATCCAGGAGTTTGGACAATATCCAATCGAAGACTGGAAAGAAGGGAGGTGA